In the Oscarella lobularis chromosome 9, ooOscLobu1.1, whole genome shotgun sequence genome, GCACCGAGCATCGATAGAAACCAGCATGCGCAAGTGTAGCGATTCTTGTTAAAACGCGATTGGAAGTAGATTTTGGCGTAACGTCCTTGAATTTCTTTCCCCGTTTATGTTCCCAAACCGTAAGCTCTGTTTGAATTGGACAGTGTAGCGTAAACTCGTTTCCAAGAGAAACTGTGCGCAAAGTTTCCTTCAGGGGAGTAGCTAAACAGAACCCAGACACATACACAATAATTATAAATAAAGACAACTGTTGAAAACAAACCTAGTACGTGAAAAATTACAGTGGTGTTCCAGAAAAGGGCGGCGGTGTTTTTGTTATAAACAGAAATAGTAATAGTTCCTTCATCTTCCGGTTTCACATTTTCGAAAAGGAGTTGAACGccaattttaatttcttcgAAAGAACATGTTGGGTGTAAGAGGTACGAGGCGTTTGCTTGAACAGGCTTGAAGTCCAGCACGAAACGAAGCTGTTCTGCGTAACGATAGCTTTGGTTAGTTAGTAGGCTGGTACAATACAGTGCAAATGTTTCTCCTTCATGTGCGTATAGGGAAATAGCAGTAGAGCCTAAAGAAAGGCGTTCTAAAACTGCTGAAGATCTGTGAACGGAAACATTGAAACGGTGTTCTGCCAGCTTCTCCTCTACATGCAAAAAGTCATTAAGAGCTATGAACAGCATGTCTTCTTACTTGAAAAGTCGGGACATGGACTTTTGTGGGATTCCAAGACTGAACTTTCGCGTAGCGCTATCAAAAGGATGACTGCAAAAAGCTAAAACAATTATGTTATTATTTTACGTAAGACGACAAAACAAATTGTTGCTTTGAATGACAGTTTTTTGCGTAAGAACTTGGTGAGCACGAGCTAAAAGAGGGGATTCCCCACATGCATATGTTTAGCAAAGGAAAGCGAGAACCCAACTTGCACGCAATGCAAAGCCCATCTTGAACTAGAATAATATTAATAAACTAAAGCTGGTTCCGAGGAAGACAATTTGGACACataggaggaggaggaggaggaggaggagagaaTTAGCTGGGTCCGTACCGCACGAGCAAGGCGCGGACGACAAAGCGTTGCGTCAGCATAGTAAAGATTTATAATTAGAAAATGACTCACTTTTAGAGTGACCCCATTGAACTTTCCCCGGTTCTTTCCGAGCACCAAAGAGTGACGGATGCTACGTTTAGACATAGACTCCGATTCGCTTGTTCTATTCTGCCGAGACGAATTTTGGCTCACAAGTGAGATGCGTACGTGTTTCAATTTCACACGAGCACACGTGGTTCTGAACAAATTGCGTCATAGTTGAAGCGTGGGCTACCCACGTGAGCGCCTTCCAGAGAGAGACTTGCCAGTTTGCAGGAGTCCTGAAATTCATCGCGGTTTACAGCTATTCACTGAACCTTACATAGCCTCTATTGCACTGTACGACAGTCAGACAAGCTGATCGTGAGAAGATGGAGGAGTGCCAGGGTGAAAGggcaaggaggaggaggaagaagaggagggaGAGGGCATTCGTTGAAATCGTCTCATGCAAATTTTCTATAATGAGTCGCAAAACCTTCTATCTCCGTAACCTAGACGCTTCACATCAGCCTTTCGTCACAGCCAATACTTTCTAGTTACCTTTGAGAAAACTACCCGCTCGTCGTTGCTGTCTGTTGCTTTCTTAGCGAAAGGAAACGGACCATGCAGTACGCGCCCTCTGAAGCGGGGGCATGCCCAAACCACCCACGTACACCCCAACATACCCTATGGGAATGGAGGTCTGTCTGAAGCTATGACGGCTTCATGAGGCCTAATTCTTGATCTGTCACAGAAATAAAATACAACGAACGTAAAAATACACTTTATAGAGGTAGCTTTCTGACAGAATTCCTTTATgcaaattgaattaattatcGCACATAAGGGGTTTGCCTTACTTGCTCGTCTTCATTTCGGTGCACGGAGTGGAAGATATCTGTTTTGTTGCGTTATCGTCAAACTTTCTGTCAAACTCTCTGTTAAATTCTCTCTGTCGAACTCTCCGTCACTAGCTCTTTGACTAAAGGCTGAGGTTACGGTACACGACAAAAGTTAtggaaaaattttttctgttcgcaGCGATGGCATACCTTTCGCAAGGTACCTGCACACCCACTCACAATCATTTGAATGCATGCCTACCTACCTACCTACTTACAAAAACTCTGGAGCTCCTTCTGTATTATCTGAGGGCTAGACAACTGATACAGACTAATGCATCATACCAAAGCTCGATTACAAACAAGCTACTAACTGAGAACTTCAAGTTAGAATCCTCTCTGTACATAGCCACTTAGGTACACTCCCTGGTCGGTTTTGACAACAGACGCCACAACCAATGATAATGACACACTTCTTTCATTATTGCACAAACAGCTCCATGTCTCTTTTTAGCTCTTTTAACAGGACACGAAAATGTAATACGGCGTACAAAGGGAGATGCAGCTTTGCTGTtttgcaaagagaaaaattttacGAAGTGGAAAAAAGACAACAGACTTCTTAAccttgaaaacgaaattggGGTATCCATCGTAACAAGGAAACACTACACGATACTAAGCTTTCATAACTTGACCGCTTCTAATGCGGGAGTGTATAGATGCCGCAGTACACTTTTCAAACTTGAAGTCTACGGTATGTCTACTAGCCGTTgtgcagaaattattttgTGCAGAAGTTTATTAAAAATGTTTTACAGAGAGCCTGATCTTGGAAGCCAAACCAAATAAAATCACAGTAGaccagaaaacgaaagcaaaaCTTAGCTGCCACTTTACCAATAGAAACAAGTTGAGAGGCTTATTGTATGTTCAATGGCATTTTCATGGCAAACGTATCTCGCCCAGCAATCGCTACACACTGCTGTGGGATGAGACAAGAAATAAAAGCTCGCTGATAGTGCACAACGTTAGAAGTAGCGACGCTGGGAAGTACAAATGTATTGGAGGACCGCTCGATAATCTCGCAGAAGCAAGTGACACGGTCATTTTGAAAGTTAACGGCTTTAAGCCAAGATTTGAAGAGCCCTTGCCGTACATGATAGAAAGGTACGTGGGCGCAAGCGTCACATTGGTATGTCACGCCATAGGGCTGCCGCCGCCAACATTTACTTGGCGGAAAGCATCGGAAAACAAAGCAATCGGCAGCGACAGAGAGCTAATACTAAATAATGTAAATGAACAAGCGTCCGGGACATACGTCTGCATTGCGTCAAACAAGTACGGCAATGCAACTGTGAAAGGAAAACTACTTGTCAAAGGTATGCACACACAAAGAAACTATACCCAACTGTTTTTAGCGCCGGTGCTCACGCCCAGACGCTTTTAGCAGTCTGTCAATCAAAGACCAGTGAGCAAACTTCTTTTCGGTAATTGATTTGATCTTGCTAATTCAATCAGTTGAAATGCTGCTGACTGGTCTTTGATTGATCGCTCTACTTCCAGCAAATCAGTACTGTTCAGTCAGTTACGGCAAAAGACGGACACTCTGTGATGCATTCAAACCAGAGCGTGTGAAAGACAATTGAAGAGCGACGAACGTACTATGTAGCATTCAGAGCAAGTGTCAGCAATGGCATGGGTAACTATCATTGATCGAAAGCCGGTCTGTAGGACCCTGCTTGGACGCTGTTAACTAAAAGCAGGATTCTTTACAGAATCGCTATTGCAAACTATTTCTTTACTGAAAGGAGCTAGTTATAGTTTGACTCTGGTCTTTCGTCAATTTGGCTTCTGTTTCTGCACTAAGTACATGTACTGTTGAGGCGAGGTGAGGTGAAATTGCCATTGATCATTATTAGACATTGGCTATTCTCTTGCAAGCTTACAAGTAGCCCCACGCCACGCACCCCAATGCACAGAGTTTATCCTACCTAAATTACTTTCTTTAGGTGTAAATGAGGACAAAGAGGTAGTGACTTTGACGGATCCAAACAGGATGCCTAACCAAATTATAGCATTTGAACTTGGATACAACCAGCACCAACACAAAAATGTCGAAGTCCTGTGTTTCCAAAAAGAAGAtggtagaaaaagaaaagcattttttccggcTATCAAACTGTCAAAGTTCGCCTATATAATAAGTTTCGATGTGGTCAGTTTTCACCAATCCGGCCTCTACATTTTCATCGTTAGAGAAACGGAAACCAAACACGTCTTGCAAGAAAATGTTAAAGCTCTGCAAATTAACGGTGCGAAACTTAGCAGTCAGACTGCATAGAGAGCAGCAACCAGAGCGTACCCCTTTCATTCGTACCACTGTTTCTCTAAAAAGCCTAATTGTGCTCCATGCAACATAATTGGCAAAATCCCATGTGATTTGCTAACAAGAAAGGGGTACCGCTGTAGAAGAGAATGAATGTGCAAAACATACtacaataattaatttaagcCTTTTAGGCTCAAGTCAGGCAGTTTTAGCAATCATTGTGGTATTTATTTAGGTGTTCCTGGAGCAGTATCAGACGTGGAATCATCCTACAACTGCAGCCACCTTTTCGCAGTGGTATCA is a window encoding:
- the LOC136191132 gene encoding uncharacterized protein isoform X1; translated protein: MSKRSIRHSLVLGKNRGKFNGVTLKLFAVILLIALRESSVLESHKSPCPDFSKEKLAEHRFNVSVHRSSAVLERLSLGSTAISLYAHEGETFALYCTSLLTNQSYRYAEQLRFVLDFKPVQANASYLLHPTCSFEEIKIGVQLLFENVKPEDEGTITISVYNKNTAALFWNTTVIFHVLATPLKETLRTVSLGNEFTLHCPIQTELTVWEHKRGKKFKDVTPKSTSNRVLTRIATLAHAGFYRCSVRLPDGKLFVLLEIEIAVTGPVFGELLSGIATSNPATPEAFITTATSFTATSNLTVTSNPNYGSSLGLKDIIGLCVGSVAAIAIIILVLIVFCAFKQIPQTITEKIEGSRRKTEEKLAAIEEQARWINKQVCNLQNEFAQRETSV
- the LOC136191132 gene encoding uncharacterized protein isoform X2 yields the protein MSKRSIRHSLVLGKNRGKFNGVTLKLFAVILLIALRESSVLESHKSPCPDFSKEKLAEHRFNVSVHRSSAVLERLSLGSTAISLYAHEGETFALYCTSLLTNQSYRYAEQLRFVLDFKPVQANASYLLHPTCSFEEIKIGVQLLFENVKPEDEGTITISVYNKNTAALFWNTTVIFHVLATPLKETLRTVSLGNEFTLHCPIQTELTVWEHKRGKKFKDVTPKSTSNRVLTRIATLAHAGFYRCSVRLPDGKLFVLLEIEIAVTGPVFGELLSGIATSNPATPEAFITTATSFTATSNLTVTSNPNYGSSLGLKDIIGLCVGTNSPNYNREDRRK
- the LOC136190966 gene encoding uncharacterized protein, with the translated sequence MEKFFLFAAMAYLSQALLTGHENVIRRTKGDAALLFCKEKNFTKWKKDNRLLNLENEIGVSIVTRKHYTILSFHNLTASNAGVYRCRSTLFKLEVYESLILEAKPNKITVDQKTKAKLSCHFTNRNKLRGLLYVQWHFHGKRISPSNRYTLLWDETRNKSSLIVHNVRSSDAGKYKCIGGPLDNLAEASDTVILKVNGFKPRFEEPLPYMIERYVGASVTLVCHAIGLPPPTFTWRKASENKAIGSDRELILNNVNEQASGTYVCIASNKYGNATVKGKLLVKGVNEDKEVVTLTDPNRMPNQIIAFELGYNQHQHKNVEVLCFQKEDGRKRKAFFPAIKLSKFAYIISFDVVSFHQSGLYIFIVRETETKHVLQENVKALQINGVPGAVSDVESSYNCSHLFAVVSMPYNKTYRPFYGVRAQLWAYSLASPIASPKLIEKVNTVSGTIMIISNFCKNDSGKESALALELTTYGPYGESEPWVVTPRRISSNATRDSFETLYFPTTDVLLTAKVSDFRDCFQEGRRKFNSEEVDFAYSYFMISYVMGPIVDELEKQNVPIDFRNSYSTKTAFVLRINFANIPLSTAVGIFQKFLEGTKRLGHIQAGWCQIGIEYKCILNQCNEFENPSTMPITHSARSYMVNQLATTTTSSARYRNGEKILEAKNYHDNLAITSTQGAMANNYLTSTLSGSATAVQTNLFWGFFLILLVTY